From one Thermoproteales archaeon genomic stretch:
- the fliE gene encoding flagellar hook-basal body complex protein FliE — translation MNSVRLILLTGMPGAGKSLVSKGAELLEIPVLTMGDIVREETEKRKLKPTPENTGLVAKKLREEYGKDVIAKLIFKKILNQKYEVVLIDGLRSLYELDFFKKSAKDITLIAIHASPKTRFQRLRNRNREDDPKTWEEFCNRDRRELEFGIGSVIALADIMIVNENISKNELLEKVCKILKEVARK, via the coding sequence ATGAACAGTGTAAGGCTTATTTTGCTAACTGGTATGCCTGGCGCTGGAAAATCTCTAGTAAGTAAAGGAGCTGAGCTATTGGAAATTCCCGTTCTGACGATGGGTGATATAGTTAGAGAAGAAACTGAGAAAAGGAAGCTTAAACCAACCCCGGAGAATACAGGCCTGGTAGCTAAAAAATTAAGAGAAGAATATGGAAAAGATGTTATTGCAAAGCTTATCTTTAAGAAGATTCTCAACCAAAAATATGAAGTAGTTTTGATTGATGGACTTAGAAGCCTCTACGAGCTAGATTTTTTTAAGAAATCAGCGAAGGATATAACTTTAATTGCTATTCATGCATCGCCTAAAACTAGATTTCAGCGTTTAAGAAATCGTAATAGAGAGGATGATCCTAAAACATGGGAAGAATTTTGCAACCGTGATAGGCGCGAACTGGAATTTGGTATAGGAAGTGTCATAGCACTGGCCGATATTATGATTGTAAATGAAAATATCTCAAAAAATGAGTTATTGGAAAAAGTTTGCAAGATTTTGAAAGAGGTGGCTAGAAAATGA